A stretch of Canis lupus familiaris isolate Mischka breed German Shepherd chromosome 11, alternate assembly UU_Cfam_GSD_1.0, whole genome shotgun sequence DNA encodes these proteins:
- the CCL19 gene encoding C-C motif chemokine 19 precursor: MASQAAVLLALSLLLLWTSPALGGANDAEDCCLSVTQRPIPGNIVRAFHYLLIKDGCRLPAVVFTTLKGRQLCAPPDQPWVDRIIRRLQKNSAKNKGHSS, encoded by the exons ATGGCATCCCAAGCAGCTGTGCTACTGGCCCTCAGCCTGCTGCTCCTCTGGACCTCCCCTG CTCTGGGTGGTGCCAATGATGCTGAAGACTGCTGCCTTTCTGTAACCCAGCGTCCCATCCCTGGGAATATCGTGCGAGCCTTTCACTACCTCCTCATCAAGGATGGCTGTAGACTGCCTGCCGTTGT GTTCACCACACTGAAGGGTCGCCAGCTCTGTGCACCCCCAGACCAGCCCTGGGTGGACCGCATCATCCGGAGACTGCAGAAGAACTCTGCAAAG AACAAGGGCCACAGCAGTTAG